CAAAACTTTTTGCTTTTTTTTGAATCCAATATTTGCAACCCTGTTTGTTCTGAATCATCCAAAGGAGAAAGATCGGGAAATGATTAGTATTGAAAATTTAATTGCATTGGTTCAATCGGGCATCCCCGATGCGGAAGTCAACGTTATGGATAAAACAGGGATGATGGATCATTTCATTATCCATGTCACTTCCAGTCAATTCGAAACAATGAATGTCATGGAGCGTCACCGCGCTGTTCAGGCCACTTTGAATGCGGCGATGGCGGATGGCAGAATTCATGCGGCAGAAATCAAGACGGCCACGCCTTAGTAACTTGTTTGTTTATAATTTTAACCTGTTGGATTATTGAAGGAGTTAGAGAATGTCTGGTATTCAAGAAGAGATCAAGAGTGAAATCGAAAGCAACAAAATCCTGATTTACGGAAAAGGCACGAAATCCGCTCC
This window of the Candidatus Nitrohelix vancouverensis genome carries:
- a CDS encoding BolA/IbaG family iron-sulfur metabolism protein encodes the protein MISIENLIALVQSGIPDAEVNVMDKTGMMDHFIIHVTSSQFETMNVMERHRAVQATLNAAMADGRIHAAEIKTATP